Proteins found in one Rahnella aquatilis CIP 78.65 = ATCC 33071 genomic segment:
- a CDS encoding GPW/gp25 family protein, with translation MKSLLQQLSDNNPKDQNDISEEEDKSSTLIDEILLLLSSRPRSYRIDDIPLINESILNYGVSDVFSSDTPRLERNTIMQSRIQMALQRFEPRLKNVCVTPGEELGSLCSFIINAETLNGEVRYRLMWDDVISQFSLRD, from the coding sequence ATGAAAAGTTTATTGCAGCAATTATCAGATAATAATCCGAAAGACCAAAATGATATTTCTGAGGAAGAAGACAAAAGCAGCACGTTAATTGATGAGATATTGCTGCTTTTGTCTTCCCGCCCCCGAAGTTACCGTATTGACGATATTCCGTTAATTAATGAGTCGATACTTAATTATGGCGTCAGTGATGTTTTTTCCAGCGATACACCGCGTCTTGAGCGCAATACCATTATGCAATCACGTATTCAAATGGCCTTGCAACGCTTTGAACCAAGATTGAAAAACGTCTGCGTGACCCCCGGTGAAGAACTGGGAAGCCTATGTTCATTCATTATTAATGCTGAAACACTCAATGGTGAGGTTCGCTACCGACTAATGTGGGACGATGTTATCAGTCAATTTTCTCTGCGTGATTAA
- the tssF gene encoding type VI secretion system baseplate subunit TssF, with amino-acid sequence MLAKKLISYYQNELAYLKTQGKAFARHFPKVARRLGMSEGTSEDPHIERIIESFALVTAQIQQRLDEDMPEVTDALLTVLAPQFLRPFPSVCIVQMQPDSKVSALTASNRIDAGTALYSRPVNGQVCRFRTIYPVTLQPVSLYKASLHLDADDMSWSLKIQLSVWPGATLAADSLRLHLSGASRIVNIFYTLLCSEVESLTVFQQGQSYTLSAQAIRAVGFGENESLLAGDSRVSPTHSLLQDYFFFPQKFHFIDIPLPAGMVAGSQSELSLVVKFNRCMIARQLEKIAGAVNENLFLLNCTPAVNLFAHRAEPISPDHETAEYPIIPDIRHQDAMEVWSVDSVSAMRKLGNETQSRPIYPLFGLDHSASDGESGLFWQCMRRETIQNNGVATSLFIAFSDRGESPLAPGCDIVSMNLTCTNRDIPGAMRNGDPDGDFESELPIAGMKIIALTRPTLPVRPPVKQATRWRLISQLSLNHMLISGPEGARVLRESLALYNFVDNPGITRLINLILRVDSSPVVTRLAPLDPRSMARGIEIRITFASEAAEEVEYFLLCRFIDCFLALYAPVNSFTRVITCIDSSGETARTWPVRAGRLSWI; translated from the coding sequence ATGTTGGCGAAAAAATTAATTTCTTATTATCAGAATGAACTCGCTTATCTCAAAACGCAGGGAAAGGCGTTCGCCCGTCATTTTCCAAAAGTCGCCAGACGTTTAGGAATGTCAGAAGGCACGTCAGAAGATCCGCATATTGAGCGAATTATTGAATCCTTTGCGCTGGTCACGGCGCAGATTCAGCAACGTCTCGATGAGGATATGCCGGAAGTGACTGATGCATTACTGACGGTGCTGGCCCCGCAATTTCTGCGTCCTTTTCCTTCGGTTTGCATCGTACAGATGCAGCCGGATAGTAAAGTCAGTGCGCTGACCGCCAGTAACCGCATTGACGCCGGAACGGCATTATATTCCCGTCCGGTGAACGGGCAGGTTTGCCGTTTCCGCACCATTTATCCGGTTACGCTTCAGCCTGTCAGTCTGTATAAAGCCAGCCTGCATCTGGATGCTGATGACATGAGCTGGAGTCTGAAAATACAGTTGTCGGTCTGGCCTGGTGCCACACTGGCGGCGGATTCTCTGAGGTTGCATCTCAGCGGCGCCAGTCGCATCGTAAACATCTTTTATACCTTGTTGTGCAGCGAAGTTGAATCACTGACAGTTTTCCAGCAAGGGCAGAGTTATACGCTGTCAGCGCAGGCTATCCGTGCCGTGGGTTTCGGCGAAAATGAAAGTCTGCTTGCCGGTGATTCGCGGGTTTCACCCACTCACAGCTTGCTGCAGGACTATTTCTTCTTTCCGCAAAAATTTCATTTTATTGATATACCGCTGCCTGCTGGCATGGTGGCGGGGAGTCAAAGCGAGCTTTCACTGGTGGTGAAATTTAACCGCTGCATGATAGCGCGCCAACTGGAGAAAATAGCCGGTGCGGTGAACGAAAACCTGTTTCTGCTCAACTGTACGCCTGCTGTGAATCTTTTCGCCCACCGGGCCGAACCGATTTCACCTGATCACGAAACAGCAGAGTATCCGATTATTCCAGACATTCGTCATCAGGATGCGATGGAAGTCTGGTCTGTAGACAGCGTGTCGGCGATGCGCAAGCTGGGCAATGAAACGCAGTCCCGCCCGATATATCCGTTGTTTGGTTTAGACCATTCAGCCAGCGACGGTGAAAGCGGTTTGTTCTGGCAATGTATGCGCCGCGAAACCATCCAAAATAACGGTGTCGCCACATCGTTATTTATCGCCTTTTCTGACCGGGGAGAAAGCCCGTTAGCGCCTGGTTGCGACATCGTCAGCATGAATCTGACCTGCACCAATCGTGATATTCCGGGAGCCATGCGCAACGGCGATCCTGATGGCGATTTCGAATCAGAGCTGCCGATTGCGGGGATGAAAATTATCGCGCTGACACGCCCGACGCTGCCGGTCAGGCCGCCGGTGAAACAGGCTACGCGCTGGCGTTTGATTTCTCAGCTTTCACTCAACCATATGCTGATCAGCGGACCGGAAGGAGCCCGTGTACTCAGGGAGTCACTGGCGCTGTACAACTTTGTCGATAATCCAGGTATTACCCGTTTAATTAACCTGATCCTGCGTGTTGATTCCAGCCCGGTCGTTACCCGGCTGGCGCCATTGGATCCCCGTTCTATGGCGCGGGGGATTGAGATCCGCATTACCTTTGCCAGCGAAGCGGCCGAAGAAGTCGAGTATTTCCTGCTGTGTCGCTTTATTGATTGTTTCCTGGCGTTGTACGCACCGGTTAATAGTTTCACTCGGGTGATCACCTGCATTGACTCATCGGGTGAAACTGCACGGACATGGCCTGTGCGGGCAGGAAGACTGTCATGGATCTAA
- the tssC gene encoding type VI secretion system contractile sheath large subunit: MSDIQVMNAPAQAEQAGDYLDQIIDNTQAIRRESDRNKVKSQLDNFLSEVASGAVIVSNDLVGSIEARIAAIDELLSSQVSKIIQAPEFQRMESSWRGLHKLVQSSVTENTKVRVFNCTKKELLRDFKSASDFDQSSLFKSIYESEYGTFGGDPYSAFVGDFEFDCMPEDVQLLEQISHVAAAAHAPFLSAANPGMFAMGSFSEMPRPRDLGKLFETSDYARWKSFRQSDDSRYVGLTLPRVIGRLPYGAKTVSVDAFNFEEKIDENNDGSNYLWVNAAYDLAGRMVEAFEEYSWCAAIRGVEGGGLVKSLPTYNYISQTGEKIMQCPTEVAISDRREKELAELGFIPLIYCKGTDYAAFFAVQSTNKPRKYDSELANANAKLSSQLQYIMTTSRFAHYLKSIVRDKVGSFMSKSECQNFLQNWINQYVVGSDNVGPAIKASHPLREAVVEVVDVPGSPGSYRAVAYLKPHFQLEGLSMSLRLVAELPASTDA; encoded by the coding sequence ATGAGTGATATCCAGGTCATGAATGCTCCAGCCCAGGCTGAACAGGCAGGCGATTATCTTGATCAGATTATTGATAATACCCAGGCCATCCGCCGGGAATCCGATCGTAATAAAGTAAAAAGTCAGTTGGATAACTTCCTGTCGGAAGTCGCATCGGGTGCGGTCATTGTCTCCAATGATTTGGTCGGTAGCATCGAAGCGCGCATTGCCGCCATCGATGAATTGCTGTCTTCTCAGGTCAGCAAAATTATACAAGCACCTGAATTCCAGCGTATGGAATCCTCCTGGCGTGGTTTGCACAAGCTGGTGCAAAGCAGCGTCACGGAAAACACCAAAGTGCGCGTTTTTAACTGCACAAAGAAAGAGCTGCTGCGTGATTTTAAATCCGCCTCTGACTTTGATCAGTCTTCATTATTCAAAAGCATTTATGAAAGCGAATACGGCACCTTTGGCGGTGACCCTTACTCTGCTTTTGTGGGTGATTTTGAATTCGACTGCATGCCGGAAGATGTGCAACTGCTGGAACAGATTTCACATGTTGCCGCCGCCGCTCACGCGCCATTCCTGAGTGCCGCGAACCCTGGCATGTTTGCGATGGGATCCTTCTCCGAGATGCCGCGTCCGCGTGATCTGGGCAAACTGTTTGAAACCTCCGACTATGCCCGCTGGAAATCCTTCCGCCAGAGCGACGACTCCCGTTATGTTGGCTTAACATTGCCACGTGTTATCGGCCGCCTGCCTTACGGTGCCAAAACCGTGTCCGTAGATGCGTTTAATTTCGAAGAAAAAATCGACGAAAACAATGATGGCTCGAACTATTTATGGGTAAACGCGGCTTATGATTTAGCAGGCCGTATGGTCGAGGCGTTTGAAGAATACAGTTGGTGCGCGGCGATCCGGGGTGTTGAAGGCGGTGGTTTAGTGAAGTCATTGCCGACCTACAACTACATTTCACAGACCGGCGAAAAGATCATGCAATGCCCGACAGAAGTGGCAATTTCTGATCGTCGTGAAAAAGAACTCGCTGAGCTTGGTTTTATTCCGCTCATTTATTGCAAAGGTACAGATTATGCGGCGTTCTTCGCTGTGCAGTCGACCAATAAACCGCGTAAGTACGATTCTGAGCTGGCGAATGCCAACGCCAAATTATCAAGTCAGCTGCAATATATTATGACAACATCGCGCTTTGCTCATTATTTGAAATCCATTGTGCGCGATAAAGTGGGCAGCTTTATGTCCAAATCTGAATGCCAGAATTTCCTGCAAAACTGGATCAACCAATATGTTGTAGGTTCTGACAATGTTGGCCCGGCAATTAAAGCGAGCCATCCGTTACGTGAGGCTGTTGTTGAGGTTGTGGATGTTCCAGGTTCACCAGGCAGTTATCGTGCAGTCGCTTATCTTAAACCTCATTTTCAGCTCGAAGGACTCAGTATGTCACTGCGTTTGGTAGCAGAACTCCCAGCATCTACGGATGCGTAA
- a CDS encoding Hcp family type VI secretion system effector, producing MSDADNLFMQIEGITGCVSDKKYNGWIAVDYTSNSVFSSAAINNGTGQMNSDGVRFEQVSFSKEMDATSTDLMNMVAEGTNIKKIIVAMNVKTDNKDNEMVRWTYQNCILTSHQIGASKAGGIPHETLSFVFGRIEFETQMVEPGGTTKKYGPVGWNIIENTKL from the coding sequence ATGTCAGATGCTGATAATTTATTTATGCAAATTGAGGGTATTACAGGTTGCGTAAGTGATAAAAAATATAATGGCTGGATTGCTGTTGACTATACGAGTAATAGCGTGTTTAGTTCAGCGGCAATCAATAATGGCACTGGCCAAATGAACAGCGACGGCGTTAGGTTTGAGCAGGTTTCATTCTCAAAAGAAATGGACGCTACTTCCACTGATCTGATGAATATGGTTGCTGAAGGAACGAATATCAAAAAAATTATTGTCGCGATGAATGTTAAAACGGACAATAAAGATAATGAAATGGTCCGTTGGACCTATCAGAACTGCATACTGACCAGCCATCAAATCGGTGCAAGCAAAGCCGGAGGGATCCCACATGAGACGCTGAGTTTCGTATTTGGTCGCATTGAATTCGAAACCCAAATGGTCGAGCCCGGTGGGACAACTAAGAAGTATGGCCCGGTAGGCTGGAATATCATAGAAAACACCAAGCTGTAA
- the tssB gene encoding type VI secretion system contractile sheath small subunit: MSNTQYKLSKARPPRVQITYDVEVGGAESKKELPLVMGVIGNFSKDDMPLRDRRFTHIDKDNFNNVMEGMKPAVEMLVESTLPEKEGQMAIALEFNSMDDFSPENVAMQVEPLRKLLELREQLSDLRNRTASNDRLKEQLVELLEGMTKNAEPAKGDAE, from the coding sequence GTGAGCAATACACAATATAAGTTGAGCAAGGCGCGTCCCCCTCGCGTTCAAATTACGTACGACGTTGAAGTTGGCGGTGCTGAATCCAAAAAGGAATTACCGCTGGTGATGGGAGTTATCGGGAATTTTTCCAAAGATGACATGCCGTTACGTGACCGCCGTTTTACGCACATTGATAAAGACAACTTCAATAATGTTATGGAAGGAATGAAACCGGCTGTAGAAATGTTGGTTGAAAGTACCTTGCCAGAAAAAGAAGGCCAGATGGCTATTGCTCTGGAATTCAATTCTATGGATGACTTCTCTCCTGAAAACGTGGCGATGCAAGTGGAACCGTTGCGCAAACTTCTTGAATTGCGCGAGCAACTGAGTGATTTGCGCAACAGAACGGCGAGCAATGACCGCCTGAAAGAACAGTTGGTTGAATTATTAGAGGGTATGACGAAAAACGCGGAACCTGCCAAAGGAGATGCAGAATGA
- the mntP gene encoding manganese efflux pump MntP, translated as MQLYTILILAFGMSMDAFAAAIGKGASLHRPPLKEALRTGLIFGVIEAITPVIGWGIGLAASQFIMSWDHWVAFTLLLILGIRMIVEAFRKGHAEEDAQAPRRHGFWVLVTTAVATSLDAMAVGVGLAFLQVNILVMALAIGAATTIMATSGMLLGRFLGAAMGKWAEILGGVVLIGIGTSILVEHLGLLG; from the coding sequence ATGCAACTTTATACCATCCTCATTCTGGCGTTCGGTATGTCCATGGATGCTTTTGCGGCAGCGATTGGCAAAGGCGCTTCTCTGCACCGGCCACCGCTGAAAGAGGCGTTACGCACCGGGCTTATTTTTGGCGTAATCGAAGCGATTACGCCGGTGATCGGATGGGGGATCGGTCTGGCAGCCAGCCAGTTTATTATGAGTTGGGACCATTGGGTGGCATTCACCCTGCTGCTGATTCTCGGTATCCGCATGATCGTGGAAGCCTTCAGGAAAGGTCATGCGGAAGAAGATGCGCAGGCACCGCGCCGTCACGGCTTCTGGGTGCTGGTGACTACAGCTGTCGCAACCAGTCTGGATGCGATGGCCGTGGGTGTCGGACTGGCCTTCCTTCAGGTGAATATTCTGGTGATGGCACTGGCTATCGGTGCTGCCACCACCATCATGGCAACATCCGGTATGTTGCTTGGCCGGTTCCTCGGTGCTGCGATGGGTAAATGGGCTGAAATTCTGGGGGGCGTGGTGCTGATCGGTATTGGTACGTCGATTCTCGTCGAGCACCTGGGCCTGCTGGGCTGA